The DNA window GGGACGCACCGGCGCATCCTACACGAGCGGCCAGGTCGGCCGAGAGTTCCCGGCGAAACGCCCCCGGGGGGAACATTGCCGGCCCCGAGGTGTCGGGATACGGTCCCTCGTGGCGCGTAGCGCGCGTGGCACATCGAGCGCCGTGGCTCGTCGCTCCGCGCCTCGGGCTGGCGATCCCCCGTACCTCCATGACCCAGCCACCCGCCGCAACACGGCCCATCCCCGATCTCCTCTCCCCGCGGGCCTCGATCCGGCTCGATCTCGTCGAGCTGCGCCAGGACCTGGTGTTCGCGTTCGCCACCCGGGGCGAGCAAGACACCTTCGAGCGGGTGCTCGGAGACACCAAGCTGCCAGCCTCGCGCTGGGACCGTGCTTGCTTCGGACGTGACCTCTTCCTCGAAGAGCTCGTCCAGCGGGCGCTGCCCGTGCGCATCGACGGACGCACCTACGCCCCCAACCTGACCTACCTGCTGCGGGTGATCACCTCGCCCCCGGAGGACCTCGAGGTCGTGGGCTTCCGCCGCGCCATCTTCGAGGAGCTGGTCGAACGCGAGCCCCTGCGACGCGAGCTGGAGCAGACCTACCTCGCCATCACCAAGCTGCGGCAGATGCTCTGCGCCGGCCGCCTGGCCACGGCGCGGGGTCGCCGGCTGGAGATCCTCCGCGCAGCGCACGGCGCGTTCACCACCCTGGCCAACGCCTTCGAGGGAGCCAGCTCCGGCCTCGCGCGCCTGCGCGCCTTCGGGGAGGCCGTGCGCGCCTCCCCTGTTTTCGAGCGCCTGGACGCCCTGCTCGACCACGAGCAGCACCTCGGTACCCTGGACGTGCGGGTACGCGTCGGCGCGGATGGTGAGCTGCGCAGCTTCCACATCGTCGCGATCCGCGAGAACCGCGACAACCCCTTCTACACATCGCCCATCGCGCGCTTCTTCAGCCGCCTCCGGCTGTTCTTCCGCGGCTTCCGGCTCAATGGCGACGAGGTCGCCGAGGGACTGCTCGACGATGTGTTCACCGGCCTGGAAGAGCCGCTGGCACTCCTTTTCCAGGTACACGGGGACATCGAGTTCTACCTGGCTGGCCTCGGCCTCCGGGATCTCGCCCGCAGCAAGAACCTCGACGTGTGCTTGCCGGAGCTCGTGCCCTCTGGCGAGGGTGGCATGGACATCGAGGGGCTCTTCAACCCCCTGCTCCTCCGAGGCCGCTCGAGTCCAGTGCCGTGCACGCTGCGCACGGTCGCCTTCGGCTCGGTGGTCATCGTCACGGGCCCGAACTCGGGCGGCAAGACGAGGCTGCTCCAGGCCATCGCCCTCACGCAGCTCCTCGGGCAAGCCGGCATGTTCGTGCCCGCACGGCGAGCACGGCTCCCGCTCGTTTCGGGGCTCTTCGTCTCCCTCATCGAGGAAGCGCGCGCCGACCAGCCAGAGGGCCAGCTCGGGATGGAGCTGCTCAGGATCCGGCGCATGTTCGAGGAGATCTCCATGGGCGCCCTCGTCCTGCTCGACGAGCTGTGCTCCGGGACCAACCCTTCCGAAGGCGAGGAGATCGCACGCCTCGTGATCTCCCTCCTGCCGGAAGTCGAAGCGCAGACGTTCATCACCACCCACCTCCTCCAGCTCGCCGAGCACCTGGCCGCCGAGCGACCCATCGCGCAGATGGAGTTCTTGCAGGTGGAACTCGACGCGCGCGAGCAGCCCACCTACGGCTTCGTCCCTGGCGTCGCCCGCAGCTCCCTCGCCCACAAGACGGCAGCTCGGCTCGGCGTCACGCGCGACGAGCTGCTCGCGCTGATCGCCACCAAGCGGTATACCGGCACACACCGTGTCGACGTCCCCGTCCCCCACGAGCCCCGCTGATCTCGTCGTCGTGGGCGCCGGTGCAGCGGGCGCCGTCATCGCCTCACGGGTGACCGAGCGCGCGGACCGTGAGGTCCTGCTCCTCGAAGCCGGCCCCGACTACATCGATACCGGCGAGCCAGGACGGCTTCCCCCGGATCTCGTCGATGGCGGTCGGAACTCGTGGCGCCAGCACGACTGGGGCTACCGCCACCGGCCCACGCCGAGCCAGATACTGTTCGTCTTCCCCCGCGGCCGGGTGGTCGGCGGCAGCTCGGCGGTCAACACCTGCATCGCCCTCCGACCCAAGCCCTACGACCTCGACGAGTGGGCGGCGCTCGGTCTCTCCGACTGGAGCTGGGAACGCTGCCTCCCGTACTTCCGTCGCCTGGAGGACGATCGCGATTTCGACACGCCCTGGCATGGCCGCGGAGGCCCGGTCCCCATCCGCCGCCACCCGCCGGAGGAGCTGGTGACCTTCCAGGCCGCCTTCGTGGAGGCCGCCCGCGCCCTCGGCTACCCCGCCCTCACCGACACCAACGACCCGGCCCTCGACGGCGGCGTGGGCCCGCACGCGATGAACAAGATCGACGGCGTCCGCATGAGCGCCGCGCGCTGCTACCTGACCCCCGCCGTGCGCGAGCGCCCTGGCCTGCACCTCTCGGCCCGCACCGTGGTGCGGCGCGTGGTCTTCCACAACCAGCGCGTCGAGGCCGTGGAGATCGAGCGCGACGGCCGCATCGAGCGCATCGCCACCCGGAAGGTCGTCCTCTCGGCGGGCGCGATCGCGACACCAGGCATCCTGCTCCGCAGCGGCGTGGGGCCGCGCGACGAGGTGGCGCGCCTCGGCGTCGAGCTGGTGGCGGACGTACCGGCGGTGGGTGCGAAGCTCCTCGACCACCCGGGTGCCGCGCTCTTCCTGCTCCCCCGCGGTCGATTCTGCCGGACCACCGACCCTTTGATCCAGACGGTCCTTCGCTACACCTCGATGGACAGCCCCCACCCGCTCGACATGCTGGTGCAGCCCGGCTCGTACGTCCCGATCCACCCTCGCCTCAACCTGCCGCTCTTCAGCATCATGTGCTGCGTCGGCAAGCCGCGAGGCCACGGCACGCTGCGCTTCCTCAGCGCCGACGCCAAGGCTGGCCCCCACATCGACTCGAAGCTGCTCGTGAACCGCGACGACCACGCGAAGGCCGTCGAGGCGATGATGCTCGCCCGCGAACTCGCCGGCACCGCCCCCATCCGCCGCCTCGCGCGCCCCCTCTGGCCTGGCGCACGCACGCTCGCCGATCGCGCCCGCATTGGTGCCTGGATCCACCGGAGCTGCGACTCCGGCTACCACCCTTGCGGAACCGTCCCGATGGGCCCTGAAGGCGATCTCGCAGCGGCCGTCGACGGCCGAGGGCGGGTCCGCGGCGTCGACGGCCTGATCGTGGCCGACGCCAGCTTGATGCCCACCATCCCCAGCGTGAACACCCACCTCACCACGCTGATGATCGGCGAGCGCTTCGGCGAGTGGCTGCGCGACGGAGCGCTTTAGCCTCGTCGCGCGCTCCTCTTGCAGCCCCGGTGGGCGCTCCCGCCACGCCGCCGCGCAGCGCCCACCGCGCGCGGCGACCGTGCCTCGGCCTCGTCAGCCGGCGCAGCCCTCGAGCGCGGCGACCATGACCCAGAAGGCCCGCGCCTTGTTCTCGCAGCTCTCCTGCGTCGTGTGCGAGTACTCGTAGCCGTTCGAGCCGTCGTCGACGACGTACCGCGGGTGCTCCATCGGGATCTCCACCCCGCCCACCGTCCTCGTGCTGTGATCATCGCCGTACCAGGCGTCGAGATCCTCGAAGTCGTAGAGGATCTTGCCGTACGTCTGCGCGTACTCGCGGATCTGCTGGTTACGCTGAGTCCGGTTCACCCCCTCGTACTCCTCCTCCGCCGTGCCGGTCATGTAGACGAACGTCACGTCCGGGAATTCCTCTTCGAGCTGCGACATGACCGTGAGGTACTGGTCGACGGTCTGCTCCGTCTGCGCCGAGATCTCGTAGGACCATGCCCACATCGAGTACTTGATCGACGGGTTCTCGCTCAGGATGGCGCGCACCCCCTCGATGCCCGCCGGGGTGGACCAGTAGCCCTCGTCCCGGTTCGAGTCCTCGTAGGTCCTCATGCCGTCCCATACCTTGAGCACGTCGGTCTCGTCGGGGATGCCCAGGACCTCGGCCTCGAAGCCGTAAAGTGGGTTCTTCGCCTCCAGGCTCTCGGCGCCCGAGGTGATCTGACCGCCGTGCGAACGGTGCACGTAGTGGAACACGAAGTCCGACGACTTGATCTGGTTGATGCAGCTCTCGGGGATCTGCTCCAGGCCAGTGAGCGTGTGATCGAACGTGCGGGCGTCCGCGGGGTTGCCTGTCGGGGTGTAGGTGGTGGTGCTGGTGGAGCTGGTGGTCCCGCCGCTCGTCGACTCACCGTCGTCGCCCCCGCAGGCAACGGTCGTGAGAGGAAGAATCAAGCCGAAGACCAGGGGGCTGAGAGAACGCTGAAGTCGGATCATGGTGCCTCACCGTCGCTGATAGCATCGATCCTGCCAGCGTCGAACCGCGCGCGCAGGCCGAGACCCCCGCGGCCTCACCGTGATCAGGGTGTCACGGGGGAGGCGAACTTTGCGGGACGGTCGACAGCCACGGGCCTGCCGCAGCGCACTGCCGCGTGGCGCTCTACTTGCGTCGCTTGACCCGGGGTCGGAGGGCGACCACCTGCGCCGCTCTGCCGTCCGGGCCGCCTGGCGAAGGAGGCGCCGGGGGCAACGAAAGCACCAGCCGCTCGATGCGCGGCAGGGCGTGGAGCGTGGCCGCCTCGGCGTGCAGCTCCGAGAAGGGACCGTCGAACGCGATCACGAGAAGGTAGATGTTCGCGAACGCTCGCGTGAGCAGGCCGAACCCGTCCTCGTGCACCGACTCCCGCAGGTGCGCCGGGTGGGACGACTCGGCCACCAGCCGACGCGCCACCGTCATCGACCGCGCCACCAGCACGTAGCGACGCCAGCCCGCCGCCGTGCGCACCGTCTGACCCGCGCGGCGCCGGATCGCCCGGATCTCGCGCCCGAACTCCGCGGCCATGCCCTCGCTGATCGGCGCCTTCGCCAGTGCTGGGCCCAGCGACCCCTCCCCGGCAACGAGCAGCGCCGCCAGATCCAGCCCGGCCGCGCGCGCCCGCTCCTCGACCACCGCGGCCTTCAGCGCAGCCGCCACGTCCTCTTCCGGATCACGGCTCGCGTCGGAGCTACCCCAGAGCACCGGCGACGTCATGTCGATGACCACCGCGTCTCCGCCGCCCGCGCGGGCCGCCAGGTCGGCGAGCGACGCCGCGAGCGCCTGCGCCACCGGGATACGTCCGCTCGGCTGATCCACGTGCGCGACTCCGGTCGCCAGACCGGCGAACGACTCGACCAGCGTCTCCAGCCGAGCGCGATGTTCCTCCACATCGGACGGAGGGCCATCGAAGAGCGCGACGATGCGCCAGCCGCTCCCCAGCTCGCGCCAGAGCACATCGGGAGCATCGGGTGGATCGCCCCCGATCTCGATGCGGGCGTTCTTGGCGCCGAGCTCGCGCCGCACGAGCTCCACAAGGCGAATCAGCGGGCCTTCAGGCACAGGGTGAGCCTAGTCTCGGCCGCCCCCAATCGCAACGAGCCGCCCCCCCTTCCCCAGCCGACCCGAGGCCTGATCCGTACCCGTCGCGGACAGCAGGCCCCGCGCCCTGCCCACACGCCGTGGAGGCCTGCCCCACCTGGGGCGACTTGGGGCAGCGCCTCGACCTCGGTAGGCTCGCGCGCATGCAGACCGAAGCGATCGTGATCAACCGTCACGGCGGCCCCGAGGTGCTGGAGAGGCAGACGATCGAGCTGCCCGAGCCCGGCCCGCGTGAGGTCCGCGTCCGGGTCCACGCGGTGTCCATCAACCACCTCGACCTGTGGACCCGACGCGGAGGCCCCGCCTTCAAGCTCCAGTTCCCGCACCGCCTCGGCTCCGACATCGCCGGGGTCGTGGATGCCCTCGGCCCCGGGGCGCGGGGCGCGACCGTCGGCCAGCGGGTCATGGTCTCTCCAGGCCTCTCCTGCGGCGTCTGCCGCGCTTGCACCGCCGGCCGCGACAACCTCTGCCGCAGCTACCGCATCCTCGGCGAGAACACCCAGGGGGGCTACGCCCGCCACGTCAACGTCCCCGACCAGAACCTCCTCCCCATCGGCGACACCCTCGGCTTCCCCGAGGCCGCCGCGGCGCCGCTCGTCACCCTGACCGCCTGGCAGATGGCCTTCCACAAGGCCCAGCTACGGCCCGGGCAGACCGTGGTGGTCCATGCCGCCGGCAGCGGCGTCTCCACCATCCTCATCCAGCTCGCCAAGCTCATCGGCGCCCGGGTCATCGCCACCACCGGCTCACCCGAGAAGGTCGAGCGCGCGCGGGCCCTCGGCGCCGACGAGGTCATCGACACGTCGAAGAGCGCTTACGTCCCCGAGATCAAGCGCCTCACGGGCAAGGCGGGCGCCGACGTCATCTTCGACCACCTCGGCGGCACCTTCCTGGAGCAGGCCGTCGCCGCCGCCGCCTGGGGGGGACGCATCGTCACCTGCGGCGCCACCGCGGGCTTCGACGTGAAGCTCGACATGCGGCAGATCTTCTTCCGCCAGGTCGAGATCCTCGGATCGACCATGGGCAGCAAGGGCGACCTCGCCGAGGCCCTCCCACTCCTCCTCTCGGGCCGCCTCCGCGCCCCCGTCGACCGCGTCGTCCCCCTCTGGGAAGCCCGCGCCGCCCACGAGGCGCTGGAAGCCCGCCAGGTGTTCGGGAAGGTCATCCTCGCCGTGGACTGACCCTCGGCGCGCCATGCGCTCGGCAGCAGCCACGGCTCACACCGCGACCGCCGCACGCGCCGACTCACGCCTTCCGGCCGCCCCGGATCAGCTCCGCCACCGCGTCGCCGAGCCCCTCCAGCGTCATCGCGAACATCGGGAACACCGTCCGGATCGCGTCCACCGTCGGGTGCGCGATCGGCCCCACTCCATCCGGATTCAGCCACACCGCCCGGTCGAAGTGCTCGCGCAGCATCCCCAGCCAGGCGATCCCCGGCATCCGCCCCTCGTCGCCCCAGCCCGAGCTGCCGAGCAGCTCGTAAGGCGCCATCGACGCGTCCCCCACCAGCACCAGCTTGTAGTGCGGTCCGCACTCGCGCAGCAGGTCGCGCACCGAGACGGGGTCGAGCATCCCCTCCGTCCGGTAGACCTTTCCGTAGATGCAGTTGTGGAAGTAGTAGGTGCGCAGCTCCTTCCAGTGCGTCGCCCGTTTCGCCGCGCTGAAGACCTGCGACATCAGCGCCGCGTACGGATCCATCGACCCGCCCACGTCCATCATCAGGATCACCCGCGTGTTCGGGCGCCGCGGCGGCCGGGTCACCACCTCCAGCTCGCCTGCGTTGCGCGCCGTCGCGTCGATGGTGCCCTCGATGTCCAGCTCGTGTTCGCCGCCTTCGCGCACGAACGCCCGCAGCTTGCGCAGCGCCACCTCGATCTGCCGCACGTCGAGCACCAGATCGCTCCGGTAAGGCCGGTATTTCCGCGCGTCCGCGGTGCGCATCGCGCCACCCCGGCCGCCCTTGCCCTGACCGCCCACCGAGATCCCATCCGGGTGGTAGCCGTTGTTGCCGAACGGCGACGTCCCGCCCGTCCCGATCCAGCGGTTGCCTCCGTCGTGCCGCTCCTTCTGCTCGCGCAGCCGCTCCTCGAAGCGGCGCAGCACCTCTTCCAGATCGAGCCGCTCGATGTTCGCCTTCTCCTCCTCGGACAGCTCCCGCATCGTGTACGGGTTCTTCAGCCAGGAGAGCAGCTCCTCGGTGAGCTGCTTGGCCTCCACCGCCACCCCCTTGAAGGTCTTGGCGAAGGCCAGATCGAAGTCGTCCAGGTGCGCCTCCGAGTGCACCAGCATCGCCCTGGCCACGTGGTAGAAGCCGTCGAGCGACGACTCGTGCACCCCCGCCACGAGCGCCCGCGCCAGCGCCACCGCCTCCTGCGCTCCCACGGGCACCTTGCGGGCCCGCAGCTCGTAGAGCAGCTCGACGAACATGGCTTACGACCGGTAGCGCCGCCCGCCGGCGAGCTGATCGGCGAGTGCCACGAGGTCCTGCTCCTTCTTCAGCAGCGCCCCCAGGAACGGCATCGACTTGTCGAGCTTCACCTCGGCGATCCCTGCCTTTCGCAGCACCGAGATCCAGTCGATCAGCTCGCTCGTCGACGGTCGCTTGCGCAGCTTCGTGTTCGCCCGCAGCTCGTAGAACGCCCGCATCGCCTGGTCCGCAAGCGATGCCTCCAGATCCGGGTGATGGACCCGCACGATCTGCCGCATGAACTCCGGCTCCGGGAAGTCGATGAAGTGGAACACGCACCGCCGCAGGAAGGCGTCCGGCAGCTCCTTCTCGTTGTTGCTGGTGATCACCACCACCGGCCGCTGCTGCGCGACGACCTCCTCCCCCGTCTCCACCACCCGGAACCGCATCCGATCCAGCTCGTGGAGCAGATCGTTCGGGAACTCCAGGTCGGCCTTGTCCACCTCGTCGATGAGCAGCACCACCCGCTTCGGCGAGGCGAACGCGCGCCCCAGCGGCCCGAGCTTGATGTACCGCTTGATGTCGCGCACATCCCCGTCGCCGAAGCGCGAGTCGTAGAGGCGCTGCACCGTGTCGTACACGTAGAGCCCGTCCTGCGCCCGCGTGGTGCTCTTCACGTGCCAGGGCAGAAGCTCCAGCCCCAGCCCTTCGGCGATGGACTCGGCGAGCAACGTCTTGCCCGTGCCGGGCTCCCCCTTGACCAGCAGCGGACGCTCGAGGACGAGCGCACAGTTGACGGCAGCCTCGAGCGATTCGTTGGTGAGATAGCGTTCGGTGCCGCGGAAGCGGCGGAAGTCCGTCATGAGGGCGGACTTTAGCACCTCATAGCCACTCTCGCGCCAGGTAGGCCGTCCAGGAGGCCGCTCGCTCCAGCAACGATCGCTTCCGCCACTGCTTCTCGGTGATCTCCTCGCACGACCCCAGATCCTCGAGGAACATGCGCTCCACCGCCGCCGCGAAGCGCTCGTCCTCCACGATGGCGTTCACCTCGAGGTTCTTGCGGAGCGACTGCGCATCGAGGTTCGACGACCCCACCGTGGACCAGCGCCCATCGATGACCGCCGTCTTCGCGTGCAGCACCCGCCCCCGCCACTCGTAGAGCTTCACCCCCGCCTTCAGCATGCGCCCGTAGATCCCCCGCGACGCGAACAGCACCGCGGGCACGTCGGTGGTCCCCGCGACCATCACCCGCACGTCCACCCCCCGGCGGGCCGCCTCGTTGATCGCGTGGATCATCCTGAGCGGCGGCAGAAAGTACGCGTTGGTGATCCACAGCCGGCGCGTCGACCGATCGATCGCGTGCCGGTACTCGTCGCGCACCCACCGCCTCCGTCGCGGCAGCCCCGTCCCCACGATCCGCACCTGGGGATCCGCCCGGCGCCCCTCGACGCCGTACCGCCGATCATCGAGCGGCGGCCCTCCGGATCGGCGCCATGTCCGCAGGAACAGGTACTGAAGCTCCGCCGCCGCTGGCCCCTCCAGGAGGAGCTGTGTGTCCCGCCACCCGGCGCCCCCATCCTCCGGCGAAGCGTAATCGTCGGCGATGTTCATCCCGCCGGTGACGCCCACGTAGCTGTCCACCACCAGGATCTTGCGGTGGTTCCGCCGGGCGAACTTCTCGAACGGCGTGTTCACCGCGAAGGGCCGGAACGCCACCGTCCGCACCCCGGCAGCCCGCAGATCCGCGATGTACGCCGCGGACACCGACGAGCCCCACGCATCGTAGAGCAGGTTCACCTCGACCCCGGCAGCTGCCCGCTCCGCCAGCGCCTCGGCAAAGCGTTCCCCCGTGCGATCGCTCCGCAGGATGTACGTCTCCAGGCAGACCGTGCGCTCCGCGCGTGCGATCGCGCGCAGCATCGCCGGAAACGCCTGTTCCCCATCGCGGAGCAGCGCCAGACGATGTGCGCCGACCTGGAGATCGGCGAACGGTGCGGAGATCGGAGTGGTGGACGTGAGATTCCTATAGCGCGGCCCGTCCTGCCGACCGGTGAAAAAGTGCAGCCCGGAACGAAGCGGCGCCTCCGTCATTTTCTCCGGAACTTCCCCTGAGCCCGGGCCTCCCTCCCCTCGCGACCGCGTGAAGGGCGCAGCACGCCCCTGGCTCCGGACGATCTTCGTCCGGCCCTCACGCGTGCGAGGAGGCAACGATGGGTGGCGTCGACGTGGGCGGCAGCTCCGAGAAGCGGCCGACGAATACAGACATCAACATGATCCCCTTCATCGACCTCTTGATGGTGACCATCACCTTCCTGCTCCTCACCGCCGTGTGGGTCACCAACTCCCGCATGGAGGTCAACGCGCAGGTCCCGGCACTGGAAGGGTGCGGCGAGAGCTGCCCCAAGGAGAACCCTGCCACGCTCCACGTCCACCTCGACGACGACACCTTCACCCTCGCGTGGAAGGAAGGCGCCGTCCTGGTGAGCGAGAACAAGCTTCCGAAGCAATCCATCCAGGTCGGCAAGGACGGCATGACCGCCATCCGCTATCCCGGGCTGGCCGACGCCATCCGGAGCGAGTGGCAGCGCGCTGGCGCGCACCGCGACGCCACCGACCGCAAGCTCGATCAAGCCGTCCTCCACACCGCCAACGGCACCCCGTTCAGCGAGGTCGTCGCAGCGCTCGACGCCATCAATGCCGCCCGCCGCGAGATGGCTCTCGCCGACGGCAGCCGCATCGAGGTCGCGGCGTTCAGCACCACCTTCGCAGCGCGTTGACCGTCGCTCAAGCGCTCAGTGCCGGGGTGAGCGGCTCACCGAGGCGCTCGGGGCAGGAGTAGATGCGAAGCGAGCCGTCGCGGCCCAGCGTGACGAGCGTGACGCGCAAGGCGACGGCGAGACCCACGGTGAGGGCACTGCCGGGCGAGTCGCTCACGATCACCGGGATGCGCGCGGCGGCCGTCTTCTGGACCAGCTCGAAGCTCGGCGACCCGTTCACCGCCAGCACCGCGGGGCGCTCGCTGTCGGACAGGGCGCGGGCGCCGCTGCCGAGGCGGCGCTGACGCAGCAGCTCACCGATCACTTTGTCGGCGGCATTGGGGCGGCCGATGTCGGCGTGCGCCGAGAGGAACTCGCCGTCGACGCTGAAGGCGGCCACGACCTCGAGGCCCCGGAACCGCGGCTCGCCCGTGAAGATGTGGCCGAAGCGGACGGCGCACCCGGCGATCGTCGCGGTCGACAGCGTGGGCCCCTGGACGAGCGCACCGGTCGGGATCGCCCGCGGGCTGGGAGGATGTCGGCCACAGACCGCGTGCAGGACCGTGAAGCGCCGGCTGTCGAGGGCACGCTCGATGTCGAGATCGACGTTGGGCGCCGAGGTGACGTCGATCATGTCCCGCTCGCCGTCCGGACCGGCAACGCGGCCCGGCGTGGTGCCCATCACGTCGTCGAGCGAGCGGATGACCCCCTCGCAGCAGAGAAACCCGAGCGCCAGCTCCTCGTCGGCTCCTGGCGTCCGCAGCGTCAAGGCGACCGGCTCGCCATCCACGCGGATCTCGAGCGGCTCCTCCCGGGTCGGGACATCACGCTGGGCGTGCGACGGCTCCTGCACCCGCTCTCTCAGAAACACGTCCGAGCGCTCCAGGGTGTTGCTCGTGTTTTCCCGCGACACCATCTGTCCCATCTTCCCTCCACTCCAGCGCGTGCAGCCTCGCAGCCGTCTGCAACCTCGTGGCCAGCCCGTGATCCGCGGTGCGGACGGACCTCCTGGAGGCAACGCCCGACAGCGCGTGCAGCGCTCTCCCGCGCGCCGCCCCACAAACGAAGCCCCGGTGTACAAGGGATTCGCATTCATCACGTAGGACCACACGTCGCACGAGCACGCACCACCCGCGGATGCCGGAGGCGTCAGGGCGAGCGCACTGGGCACAAAGGGAACGCCTCCCCTGCAGGCGACACGGGCCAGGTGGTCAGATCGGACAGAGGCCCACCGAGCAGTTCGGGCACGCTGGAGAGGCGGAGGAGGGCCGCCGCGACATGGGACTGCACCCTGGGCCGCACCCTCGGATCCGGGTCGGGCCGCTCCGTGAGCGTGCGCAGGAGCTGACGGGCCTCCGCCTCCGCGGCGTTCTCCTCTCGGCTCTCCACCTCGCGCAGCGGCCGCGCGGCGAGCAGCAGCGCCCCCGCGGCGAGCACCACCCGGTAGCCCGCGGACTGGAGCATGTCCTCGGCCAGGTCGAGCGCCC is part of the Chondromyces crocatus genome and encodes:
- a CDS encoding MutS-related protein, which gives rise to MAHRAPWLVAPRLGLAIPRTSMTQPPAATRPIPDLLSPRASIRLDLVELRQDLVFAFATRGEQDTFERVLGDTKLPASRWDRACFGRDLFLEELVQRALPVRIDGRTYAPNLTYLLRVITSPPEDLEVVGFRRAIFEELVEREPLRRELEQTYLAITKLRQMLCAGRLATARGRRLEILRAAHGAFTTLANAFEGASSGLARLRAFGEAVRASPVFERLDALLDHEQHLGTLDVRVRVGADGELRSFHIVAIRENRDNPFYTSPIARFFSRLRLFFRGFRLNGDEVAEGLLDDVFTGLEEPLALLFQVHGDIEFYLAGLGLRDLARSKNLDVCLPELVPSGEGGMDIEGLFNPLLLRGRSSPVPCTLRTVAFGSVVIVTGPNSGGKTRLLQAIALTQLLGQAGMFVPARRARLPLVSGLFVSLIEEARADQPEGQLGMELLRIRRMFEEISMGALVLLDELCSGTNPSEGEEIARLVISLLPEVEAQTFITTHLLQLAEHLAAERPIAQMEFLQVELDAREQPTYGFVPGVARSSLAHKTAARLGVTRDELLALIATKRYTGTHRVDVPVPHEPR
- a CDS encoding GMC family oxidoreductase encodes the protein MSTSPSPTSPADLVVVGAGAAGAVIASRVTERADREVLLLEAGPDYIDTGEPGRLPPDLVDGGRNSWRQHDWGYRHRPTPSQILFVFPRGRVVGGSSAVNTCIALRPKPYDLDEWAALGLSDWSWERCLPYFRRLEDDRDFDTPWHGRGGPVPIRRHPPEELVTFQAAFVEAARALGYPALTDTNDPALDGGVGPHAMNKIDGVRMSAARCYLTPAVRERPGLHLSARTVVRRVVFHNQRVEAVEIERDGRIERIATRKVVLSAGAIATPGILLRSGVGPRDEVARLGVELVADVPAVGAKLLDHPGAALFLLPRGRFCRTTDPLIQTVLRYTSMDSPHPLDMLVQPGSYVPIHPRLNLPLFSIMCCVGKPRGHGTLRFLSADAKAGPHIDSKLLVNRDDHAKAVEAMMLARELAGTAPIRRLARPLWPGARTLADRARIGAWIHRSCDSGYHPCGTVPMGPEGDLAAAVDGRGRVRGVDGLIVADASLMPTIPSVNTHLTTLMIGERFGEWLRDGAL
- a CDS encoding zinc-binding dehydrogenase gives rise to the protein MQTEAIVINRHGGPEVLERQTIELPEPGPREVRVRVHAVSINHLDLWTRRGGPAFKLQFPHRLGSDIAGVVDALGPGARGATVGQRVMVSPGLSCGVCRACTAGRDNLCRSYRILGENTQGGYARHVNVPDQNLLPIGDTLGFPEAAAAPLVTLTAWQMAFHKAQLRPGQTVVVHAAGSGVSTILIQLAKLIGARVIATTGSPEKVERARALGADEVIDTSKSAYVPEIKRLTGKAGADVIFDHLGGTFLEQAVAAAAWGGRIVTCGATAGFDVKLDMRQIFFRQVEILGSTMGSKGDLAEALPLLLSGRLRAPVDRVVPLWEARAAHEALEARQVFGKVILAVD
- a CDS encoding vWA domain-containing protein, which translates into the protein MFVELLYELRARKVPVGAQEAVALARALVAGVHESSLDGFYHVARAMLVHSEAHLDDFDLAFAKTFKGVAVEAKQLTEELLSWLKNPYTMRELSEEEKANIERLDLEEVLRRFEERLREQKERHDGGNRWIGTGGTSPFGNNGYHPDGISVGGQGKGGRGGAMRTADARKYRPYRSDLVLDVRQIEVALRKLRAFVREGGEHELDIEGTIDATARNAGELEVVTRPPRRPNTRVILMMDVGGSMDPYAALMSQVFSAAKRATHWKELRTYYFHNCIYGKVYRTEGMLDPVSVRDLLRECGPHYKLVLVGDASMAPYELLGSSGWGDEGRMPGIAWLGMLREHFDRAVWLNPDGVGPIAHPTVDAIRTVFPMFAMTLEGLGDAVAELIRGGRKA
- a CDS encoding AAA family ATPase, whose amino-acid sequence is MTDFRRFRGTERYLTNESLEAAVNCALVLERPLLVKGEPGTGKTLLAESIAEGLGLELLPWHVKSTTRAQDGLYVYDTVQRLYDSRFGDGDVRDIKRYIKLGPLGRAFASPKRVVLLIDEVDKADLEFPNDLLHELDRMRFRVVETGEEVVAQQRPVVVITSNNEKELPDAFLRRCVFHFIDFPEPEFMRQIVRVHHPDLEASLADQAMRAFYELRANTKLRKRPSTSELIDWISVLRKAGIAEVKLDKSMPFLGALLKKEQDLVALADQLAGGRRYRS
- a CDS encoding phospholipase D-like domain-containing protein, giving the protein MLRAIARAERTVCLETYILRSDRTGERFAEALAERAAAGVEVNLLYDAWGSSVSAAYIADLRAAGVRTVAFRPFAVNTPFEKFARRNHRKILVVDSYVGVTGGMNIADDYASPEDGGAGWRDTQLLLEGPAAAELQYLFLRTWRRSGGPPLDDRRYGVEGRRADPQVRIVGTGLPRRRRWVRDEYRHAIDRSTRRLWITNAYFLPPLRMIHAINEAARRGVDVRVMVAGTTDVPAVLFASRGIYGRMLKAGVKLYEWRGRVLHAKTAVIDGRWSTVGSSNLDAQSLRKNLEVNAIVEDERFAAAVERMFLEDLGSCEEITEKQWRKRSLLERAASWTAYLAREWL
- a CDS encoding biopolymer transporter ExbD, whose product is MGGVDVGGSSEKRPTNTDINMIPFIDLLMVTITFLLLTAVWVTNSRMEVNAQVPALEGCGESCPKENPATLHVHLDDDTFTLAWKEGAVLVSENKLPKQSIQVGKDGMTAIRYPGLADAIRSEWQRAGAHRDATDRKLDQAVLHTANGTPFSEVVAALDAINAARREMALADGSRIEVAAFSTTFAAR
- a CDS encoding formate dehydrogenase accessory sulfurtransferase FdhD, translating into MVSRENTSNTLERSDVFLRERVQEPSHAQRDVPTREEPLEIRVDGEPVALTLRTPGADEELALGFLCCEGVIRSLDDVMGTTPGRVAGPDGERDMIDVTSAPNVDLDIERALDSRRFTVLHAVCGRHPPSPRAIPTGALVQGPTLSTATIAGCAVRFGHIFTGEPRFRGLEVVAAFSVDGEFLSAHADIGRPNAADKVIGELLRQRRLGSGARALSDSERPAVLAVNGSPSFELVQKTAAARIPVIVSDSPGSALTVGLAVALRVTLVTLGRDGSLRIYSCPERLGEPLTPALSA